The stretch of DNA GCGCGCGGCCGGGGCGCTGATGCTGCTCGCCGGGGCCGGCGTCGCGGCGGCAGCCCCGGTCCTGGTGCCGCAGGGAGCCAGGGCCTGGCGCCTGCGCGAGGCCGCCGACGATCCCGCGGCGCTCGCCACCTTGCGCCTGGACTCGGTCGCCGATGCGGCGCGGATCGGCGCCGGCCTCGACGCGGCGGTGGCGGCGGGCGACGACGACCTGGCGCAGAGCTTCCTGGCCCTCGCCGAGGAGCGGGGCGTCGCCGTCTCGCCCGAGCGGCGGGCGGCGGTGGCGGCGCTGGCCGAGACCGCCCCGCGCCGGGCGCTGACGGATGCCGCGACCGGCTTCGTCAGCGGGGAGGGGGCCGGCATGGCGGGCTTGGCCGGCGCGGTGGCGGGCGACCTCGTCGGCTACGGCGACCTGCGCGACCTGTGGCGCGAGGGCGGGCGGCTCGCCCGCGGCGAGGCCTACGACCCGCTGCTCCTCGGGCTCGCCACCGCCGGGCTGGCGCTCACCGGCGCCACCATCGTGTCCCTCGGCTCGAGCGTGCCGGTCCATGCCGGCACCACGACGCTCAAGCTCGCCGCCCGCACCGGCAAGCTGTCCCGGCCGCTGGCCGCGCGGCTCACCCGCAGCGCCGGCGCCGCGATCGACCGGGAGGCGTTGGCCCTCGCCACCGCGGCCGCCGGCCGGCTCGACCTCGCGGCCCTGTGCCAGGGCGCGAAGGGCGTGCTCAAGCCGGGTGCGTTCCGGGAGATCCGCAGCGTCGGCGAGCAATCGGCCCGGATCCAGGCGCGGCTCGGCGCCCGCGGCACCCTCCAGGCCCTCGCGGTGGCGGAGAATGCCGACGACCTGCGCCGGGTCGCCCGCCTGTCTGAGGGCCTGGGCGGGCGCACCCGGGCGGTCCTGGCTTTGCTCGGCCGCGGCGCCCTGGTGCTGGGTTCGGGCCTGCTGGCGATCCTGCAGGGCCTGTGGCTCGTCCTCGCCTGGTTCTTCGCCGCCGCCCTGTTCTGCCGCCGCGCCGGCACCGCCCTCGGCCGGCTGATCTGGCGCCGCCCGCGTCGCGCGAGAGCCGCGCCGCGCCTGGCGGACGCGCCCGCCTGACGGCAACGCATCGTCGTCTCACAGACGCGCCGCGAGAGCGGATGGCCGCGGACAGCATCTGCCGTGTCGATCCCTGCGGCCTTCCCCTGCATTCGAGGGCGCTCGACTGCCTGGACCGGCGGCGTCGTCTCCAACGTATCCCGGCGCAATCTCCGAGCCGGGCCCGAGACGCGCCTTCTCGGATACCTCGACCATCGGTGATCGGCACTGGCCGGCACCGACGGGCGGCGATCGACCGTCCGGCGGCCCGCATCCCCTCCGAAAGGATGATACCAATCCCGGCCGCATCGCCACGATCGATACCATACACAAGCATCAACCCGCGATCCGATCAATCATGTCCGATATAATTCTGACGATGGAGCGGGAAGGAACAGTCTTGTGCCGCGGAGATTTTGGTACTTATATGGATTGGGGCGGGTCGTGGCCCGCCCGTTCGCGACGGTTTGCCGGGGGGGCGACGATGCAGGCGCGCAGGTGGAGCGAGCGCAGTCGGACCGGATTGCCGCGGTCGGAGGACCGGGGGCGGCGCGACCGCTCGACCGGGACCATCGCGCCGTGACCGCCGGCATCGTCGCCTGGCAGCCGGCCGCGGCCGCCGCCCTCGACGCCCTCGCCCTCGCGGTGCTCGTGGTCGACCGGCAGGGGCATATCCTCCATGCCAACCGGGAGGCGGCGGACCTCCTCGACCGGCCCGACGGCGCCCTGTCGGGCCAGCACGCGGCCTGCGGCTGCCATGTCGCCCATGATCATGGCGCCAACGATCATGGCGCCAAGGATCAGAGGATCCGGCATCTCGGGACGCGCCGGGCGGAGGGCCGCTCGCGGCTCCAGGCCCTGATCCAGGCGGCCTGCGACGGGCGCCCCGGGGAGGCGGTCGGCTTCCTCCAGCTCGAGGGCGGTATTCCGGACGAGCCGGGCGTCTCGGTCTGCGTCTCGCCCCTCGCCGAGGCGGAGGCGCCGGGCCGGGCGCTGGTGGTGGCCCGCCTGCTGCGGGCGCAAGGGCGGATCGAGGCGCAGT from Methylobacterium aquaticum encodes:
- a CDS encoding helix-turn-helix transcriptional regulator, which encodes MTAGIVAWQPAAAAALDALALAVLVVDRQGHILHANREAADLLDRPDGALSGQHAACGCHVAHDHGANDHGAKDQRIRHLGTRRAEGRSRLQALIQAACDGRPGEAVGFLQLEGGIPDEPGVSVCVSPLAEAEAPGRALVVARLLRAQGRIEAQLRTLFGLTRAEAQVGAGLARGGSLAEIAAELGISVTTARTHVARIFLKTGTRQQSQLVALVAAVQLPVAYGAEVAAVPAQALRSSR